In Dyadobacter subterraneus, a single genomic region encodes these proteins:
- a CDS encoding TonB-dependent receptor, whose amino-acid sequence MTKIYYALFFILLSLSTFAQKMKVTGRVTDEKGEALIGASVVEKGTSNGTSTDGNGIYTLAVGYSNATLIVTYVGYNKIEKEINGQETQNFTLTDATVLSQVTVVGSRNLNRSSTDTPAPIDVINIQEVTTKQGQLDVNQLLQFAAPSFNSNRQTGSDGADHVDPASLRGLGPDQTLVLINGKRRHQSALVNLFGSRGRGNTGTDLNAIPAAAIERIEILRDGAAAQYGSDAIAGVINIVLKETVNQLTANVNAGMYSAKYRYDNKKFDGQNYNVNLNYGVKIAKTGFLNVTADYNFRDHTNRANTSPIDEISRRQYGDPQMKNTAIYYNAKIPLGKNIQVYSFGGHNTRNGDAYAWTRFADDVKNIPAIYPNGFDPIIASKITDNAATIGIRGVWKQWDIDLSNTYGFNRFHFSVKNSLNTSLGLQSPTSFDAGGFQLGQNVTNLNFTRNYKSVLSGLNVAFGGEYRMERYKIFAGEEASYKTYDQNFAGGSQGFPGFSPVDVTNHGRSNVAAYLDVEADITKKLLVDAAARFENYSDFGSTLNGKLGARYKLTDDIAIRGSVSTGFRAPSLAQKYFNSTFTNFVNGQAVQVLLANNNSAVTKALGIPQLKQETSENASLGITVTPKASSLSITVDGYYVKVKNRVVLTGQFSDEDEAIGPLLKSLNVGQAQFFTNALSYTTTKGIDVIIAHSTPLGQGRFSTTLASNFNWMKLGPINTSPKLAGKENTYFNQRERSFVLASAPPSKINLTFDYTISKLSFMLRFVRFGEIKLTNWNYGSINPDTNQEYTQPEYTDVYKPKVQTDITVNYKFSKQFSLSVGGSNILNVYPNMSKPYLTESGGAWDPVQMGSNGAFLFTRLGLRF is encoded by the coding sequence ATGACTAAAATTTATTACGCTCTGTTTTTCATTTTATTGTCACTTTCAACCTTCGCACAGAAAATGAAAGTAACTGGAAGAGTAACGGACGAAAAGGGAGAAGCGCTTATTGGTGCATCTGTCGTTGAGAAAGGTACAAGTAATGGCACCAGTACGGATGGCAACGGGATTTACACATTGGCAGTTGGCTATTCCAACGCGACACTGATCGTAACCTATGTTGGTTACAACAAAATTGAAAAGGAAATTAACGGCCAGGAAACACAGAATTTCACACTGACTGATGCAACAGTATTAAGCCAGGTTACGGTTGTTGGTTCCAGAAACCTGAACCGTTCCTCTACTGATACCCCGGCGCCGATTGACGTAATTAACATTCAGGAAGTCACTACAAAACAGGGGCAGCTGGATGTAAACCAGCTTTTGCAATTCGCGGCTCCTTCATTTAACTCAAACAGACAGACTGGTTCGGATGGTGCAGATCATGTGGATCCTGCTTCCTTGCGGGGCTTGGGTCCAGATCAGACGTTGGTACTTATCAATGGAAAACGCCGTCACCAATCTGCACTTGTGAATTTATTTGGTTCGCGTGGACGTGGAAATACGGGTACAGACTTAAATGCAATTCCTGCTGCGGCAATAGAAAGAATTGAGATTTTACGTGACGGTGCAGCCGCGCAATATGGGTCGGATGCGATTGCCGGCGTGATTAATATTGTTTTGAAAGAGACAGTTAATCAACTGACTGCAAATGTCAATGCCGGAATGTACAGTGCGAAATATCGTTACGATAACAAAAAATTTGACGGCCAGAATTACAATGTCAATCTCAATTATGGTGTAAAAATTGCCAAAACCGGATTTTTGAATGTCACGGCAGATTACAACTTCCGCGATCATACCAACCGCGCAAATACAAGTCCGATCGATGAAATCAGCCGCAGACAGTACGGAGATCCGCAGATGAAAAATACTGCGATTTATTACAACGCCAAAATTCCACTAGGAAAAAATATCCAGGTTTACAGCTTCGGCGGCCACAACACCAGAAACGGTGATGCCTATGCGTGGACCCGTTTTGCAGATGACGTAAAAAATATTCCAGCGATTTATCCAAACGGATTTGATCCGATTATCGCAAGTAAAATAACTGACAACGCTGCAACCATTGGAATTCGCGGTGTTTGGAAGCAGTGGGATATTGATCTGAGTAATACTTATGGCTTTAACCGTTTTCATTTTTCGGTAAAAAATTCACTTAACACCTCGTTAGGTCTGCAATCTCCGACCTCATTCGATGCCGGTGGGTTTCAATTAGGCCAAAATGTTACGAACCTGAATTTTACTCGAAATTATAAAAGTGTTTTAAGCGGCTTAAATGTGGCTTTTGGTGGTGAATACCGTATGGAGCGTTACAAGATTTTTGCAGGTGAAGAAGCGTCATACAAAACCTATGATCAGAATTTCGCTGGCGGCTCTCAGGGTTTTCCAGGATTCAGTCCGGTTGATGTTACCAATCACGGTCGTTCCAATGTGGCTGCTTATCTGGATGTTGAGGCGGATATTACCAAAAAACTTTTGGTGGATGCCGCAGCCCGTTTCGAAAATTACAGCGATTTTGGTAGCACTTTAAATGGTAAATTAGGGGCAAGATACAAGCTCACTGACGACATTGCCATCCGCGGGTCGGTAAGTACAGGTTTCCGGGCGCCTTCTCTTGCCCAAAAATATTTCAATTCCACTTTCACTAATTTCGTAAACGGACAAGCGGTTCAGGTTCTTTTGGCAAATAATAATAGTGCCGTTACAAAAGCCCTGGGAATCCCGCAACTCAAACAAGAGACATCTGAAAATGCCAGTTTAGGTATTACAGTAACTCCAAAAGCTTCTTCCTTGTCGATTACGGTTGATGGATATTATGTAAAAGTAAAAAATCGTGTTGTTTTAACAGGTCAGTTCAGTGATGAAGATGAGGCGATAGGCCCACTTTTAAAATCGTTAAATGTGGGTCAGGCTCAGTTTTTCACCAATGCGCTTTCCTACACTACTACAAAAGGAATTGATGTAATTATTGCACATTCAACACCGCTGGGCCAAGGCCGGTTTAGTACGACACTGGCATCCAATTTTAACTGGATGAAGTTGGGACCAATCAATACAAGCCCAAAACTTGCAGGAAAAGAAAATACTTATTTCAACCAGAGAGAACGCAGTTTTGTACTTGCCTCCGCTCCTCCTTCCAAAATCAACCTAACGTTTGATTACACAATAAGCAAACTAAGTTTCATGCTTAGATTTGTGCGTTTTGGAGAAATAAAACTGACAAACTGGAATTATGGCTCGATAAATCCTGATACTAACCAGGAATATACGCAGCCAGAATACACCGACGTTTACAAACCGAAAGTTCAGACAGATATTACCGTCAATTATAAATTCAGCAAGCAATTTTCGCTGTCAGTTGGAGGAAGTAATATCCTGAATGTTTATCCGAATATGTCCAAACCTTATCTGACAGAATCCGGAGGAGCCTGGGATCCGGTTCAGATGGGAAGTAACGGAGCGTTTCTTTTTACGCGGTTAGGACTCAGATTTTAA
- a CDS encoding DoxX family protein, producing the protein MKILINLFGRFDRLDTSINKWLVNNSILLLRISMGLVFLGFGILKFFIGVSPIESLATRTTTVLTLGVFAGHNAMIFVASLECVIGLCFLTGMFLRVGVWLLAVQMIGAMSPLLIYTGELFPGPMHAPTLAAQYIIKDIILIAAGMVIASTWTGAKIVARPQTMRSSLKKRIPNVYKNLKMVPD; encoded by the coding sequence ATGAAAATCCTGATTAACTTATTCGGCCGCTTTGACAGGCTAGACACCAGTATCAACAAATGGCTTGTAAACAACAGCATTTTACTGCTTCGCATTTCCATGGGACTAGTCTTCCTAGGTTTCGGCATTCTGAAATTCTTTATCGGTGTTAGTCCTATTGAATCCCTTGCTACACGCACAACGACTGTTCTAACGCTGGGTGTCTTCGCCGGACATAATGCGATGATTTTTGTTGCCAGTCTCGAATGTGTGATCGGATTATGTTTCCTGACAGGAATGTTTCTACGCGTTGGTGTGTGGCTGCTTGCTGTGCAAATGATTGGTGCTATGTCTCCTTTACTTATTTATACCGGTGAATTATTTCCGGGGCCAATGCACGCACCAACTTTGGCGGCACAGTACATTATTAAAGATATTATTCTGATCGCTGCCGGAATGGTAATCGCATCGACCTGGACGGGTGCAAAGATTGTAGCCAGGCCCCAAACCATGCGCAGTTCTCTGAAAAAAAGAATCCCGAATGTGTACAAAAATTTAAAAATGGTCCCGGACTAA
- a CDS encoding NAD(P)-dependent oxidoreductase — protein sequence MNKNIKVAVLGGGGKTGKFLVNHLVEKGYSLKILLRNPPVSEDSANQFSLDLTNPLVEIVKGDAVNLHDIETLLTDCQVVISTIGQRAGEPMVASNATQHILKVMQECNIVRYILVGGVNIDTPFDKKGEQTKAATEWMKSKFPEIHADRVKAYNLLIQSDANWTLVRLPVIEYTDQIFPVEANVEDCLGSKISSKNIAIFLEEQIFDKTYARKAPFLYNV from the coding sequence ATGAATAAAAATATAAAAGTAGCCGTGCTTGGCGGCGGTGGTAAAACAGGAAAATTTCTTGTTAACCATTTAGTTGAAAAAGGATATAGTTTAAAAATCCTTTTAAGAAACCCTCCTGTCTCCGAAGATTCAGCAAATCAGTTTTCCTTAGATCTAACTAATCCACTTGTTGAAATTGTTAAGGGAGATGCAGTAAATCTGCATGACATAGAAACACTACTTACTGATTGTCAGGTTGTAATAAGTACAATCGGGCAAAGAGCTGGTGAGCCGATGGTTGCAAGTAATGCCACTCAGCATATTTTGAAAGTAATGCAAGAATGTAATATCGTGCGTTACATTCTTGTCGGTGGCGTTAATATTGACACACCTTTTGACAAAAAGGGTGAACAGACAAAAGCTGCAACTGAATGGATGAAAAGCAAATTTCCGGAAATCCATGCGGACCGCGTAAAGGCTTACAATCTCTTAATTCAAAGTGATGCCAACTGGACGCTGGTCAGACTTCCTGTAATTGAATATACAGATCAAATTTTTCCTGTGGAAGCAAATGTGGAAGACTGCCTGGGTAGTAAGATCAGCTCAAAAAACATTGCTATATTTCTGGAAGAGCAGATTTTTGATAAAACCTATGCCCGGAAAGCACCGTTTTTATATAATGTCTAA